A genome region from Labrus mixtus chromosome 9, fLabMix1.1, whole genome shotgun sequence includes the following:
- the rcbtb2 gene encoding RCC1 and BTB domain-containing protein 2 gives MLDVGKWPVFALLPPEELRLIRQACVFGSAANEALYVTVNDEVFALGTNCSGCLGLGDLQSTIEPRRIDVLCGKKIVSLSYGTGPHVVIATSDGEVFAWGHNGYSQLGNGTTNHGLTPALVSTNLLSKRVTEVACGSHHSIALTTDGEVYAWGYNNSGQVGSGSTANQPTPRRVSSCLQNKVVVNIACGQLCSMAVLDNGEIYGWGYNCNGQLGLGNNGNQQTPCRIAALQGVNIVQVSCGYAHTLALTDEGFVYAWGANSYGQLGTGNKSNQALPTLINTDKERMVEVAACHTSHTSAAKTQSGQILMWGQCRGQAVASPHLTHFSTTDDVFACFATPAVTWHLLSVDGDDYLTVAQSLKKEFDSPEISDLKFLVDGKCIHVHKALLKIRCEHFRALLNETDEDTIEIHQFSYLVYRAFLEYLYTDTINLPPEDAIGLLDLATFYRETRLKRLCQETIKRGISEENAITLLSAAVKYEARDLEEFCFKFCVNHLTAVTQTQAFADMDHDLLKNFISKASRYGAFKN, from the exons ATGCTGGACGTGGGGAAGTGGCCTGTGTTTGCCCTCCTTCCTCCTGAGGAGCTACGGCTTATCCGGCAGGCTTGTGTCTTTGGCAGTGCTGCAAATGAAGCCCTGTATGTCACAGTTAATGATGAG GTATTTGCTTTGGGCACCAACTGCAGTGGCTGTTTAGGTCTCGGAGACCTTCAGAGCACTATTGAGCCGCGCAGGATTGATGTCTTGTGTGGAAAGAAGATTGTGTCCCTGAGCTACGGAACAGGACCACATGTGGTTATCGCTACTTCAG ATGGAGAGGTGTTTGCTTGGGGCCATAATGGCTACAGCCAGCTGGGCAACGGGACCACCAACCATGGACTGACCCCTGCCCTCGTGTCCACCAACCTTCTAAGCAAGAGAGTGACCGAAGTGGCCTGTGGCTCACATCACAGTATTGCCCTCACGACTGATGGAGAG GTCTACGCATGGGGTTACAACAACTCAGGCCAAGTAGGTTCAGGCTCAACTGCCAACCAGCCGACACCTCGCCGGGTCAGCAGCTGCCTGCAGAACAAAGTGGTGGTTAACATAGCCTGCGGTCAGCTCTGCTCTATGGCTGTACTGGACAATGGAGAG ATCTATGGTTGGGGCTACAATTGCAATGGACAACTAGGCTTGGGCAACAATGGAAATCAGCAGACCCCTTGCAGGATCGCTGCTCTTCAAGGAGTCAACATCGTGCAG GTGTCCTGTGGATATGCACACACGTTGGCACTTACAGATGAAGGGTTTGTTTACGCCTGGGGAGCCAACTCGTATGGGCAGTTGGGAACAGGAAATAAGAGTAACCAAGCTCTCCCCACTctgataaacacagacaaggagag GATGGTGGAGGTGGCTGCATGTCACACCAGTCACACGTCAGCTGCCAAGACCCAGAGTGGGCAGATTCTGATGTGGGGTCAGTGTCGTGGGCAGGCTGTGGCCAGCCCCCACCTCACCCATTTCAGCACCACTGACGATGTGTTTGCCTGCTTTGCCACACCAGCAGTCACGTGGCACCTCCTCTCAGTAG ATGGTGATGACTACCTGACTGTGGCCCAGTCTTTGAAGAAAGAGTTTGACAGCCCGGAGATTTCAGACCTGAAGTTCTTGGTTGATGGGAAGTGTATCCACGTTCACAAAGCCCTGTTGAAAATCAG GTGTGAGCATTTCCGTGCACTGCTGAATGAAACAGACGAGGACACCATAGAAATTCACCAGTTCTCATACCTGGTGTACAGAGCCTTTCTGGAGTATCTGTACACAGACACTATTAACCTGCCACCAGAGGATGCCATTG gctTGCTAGACTTGGCCACGTTCTACCGAGAGACGAGGCTGAAGAGGTTGTGCCAGGAAACCATCAAGAGGGGCATTTCTGAGGAGAACGCCAtcactctgctctctgctgctgtcaagtATGAGGCGCGG GATCTGGAGGAGTTCTGCTTCAAGTTTTGCGTCAACCACCTAACAGCTGTCACGCAGACCCAGGCCTTTGCAGACATGGACCACGACCTGCTCAAGAACTTCATTAGTAAAGCCAGCCGCTACGGGGCCTTCAAAAACTGA
- the lpar6a gene encoding lysophosphatidic acid receptor 6a, producing MQNNTLLTDAENNSNCTKNDGFKYPLYSTVFSIVFVVGLITNVVAIYIFTCSLKLRNETTTYMMNLVVSDLLFVFTLPLRVFYFINQSWPFGSVLCKFSVSLFYTNMYGSILFLTCISVDRFLAIVHPFRSRAIRTKRNAKIVCIAVWVLVLSGSLPTGFMLETTSRSNNDSNSTFCFENFSSKQWKSHLSKVVIFIETVGFIIPLLLNVCCSIMVLQTLRSPQTISRGGKLNKTKILRMIIVHLCIFCFCFIPYNVNLIFYSLVRTKTLKGCFAESVVRTIYPIALCIAVSNCCFDPIIYYFTSETIQNSIKRKSQVSRLYDVKFSEALQSETSSNLHCSLKNIKAKVFHNESSV from the coding sequence ATGCAAAACAACACCCTCCTGACTGACGCAGAAAACAACTCCAACTGCACCAAGAACGATGGGTTCAAGTACCCGCTGTACAGTACTGTGTTCAGTATTGTGTTTGTGGTGGGACTCATCACCAACGTTGTGGCCATCTACATATTCACCTGCTCTCTGAAGCTGAGGAATGAAACCACCACCTACATGATGAACCTGGTGGTGTCTGACCTGCTGTTTGTCTTCACCCTGCCTCTGAGGGTCTTCTACTTCATCAACCAGAGCTGGCCTTTCGGGAGCGTGCTCTGCAAGTTCTCCGTCTCGCTCTTCTACACCAACATGTACGGCAGCATTCTCTTCCTCACCTGCATCAGCGTGGACCGTTTTTTAGCCATCGTGCACCCTTTCCGCTCGAGGGCGATCAGGACCAAGAGAAACGCGAAGATAGTGTGTATTGCTGTCTGGGTGCTGGTGCTCTCGGGGAGTCTGCCCACAGGGTTCATGTTAGAGACCACTTCACGTAGCAACAATGACTCCAATTCCACTTTCTGCTTCGAGAACTTCTCCTCCAAGCAGTGGAAATCTCACCTGTCCAAGGTGGTGATCTTCATAGAGACAGTGGGCTTCATCATCCCTCTTCTACTCAACGTTTGTTGCTCCATCATGGTGCTTCAGACCCTGCGTAGCCCCCAGACCATCAGTCGAGGGGGGAAGCTGAACAAGACAAAGATTTTGCGAATGATAATTGTGCACctctgtattttttgtttttgcttcatcCCCTACAATGTAAACTTGATTTTCTACTCTCTGGTCCGCACCAAAACTTTAAAAGGATGCTTTGCGGAGTCAGTGGTCCGAACCATCTACCCAATAGCCCTCTGCATTGCCGTATCCAACTGCTGCTTTGATCCCATTATTTACTACTTCACCTCAGAGACCATCCAGAACTCCATCAAGAGGAAGTCTCAGGTCAGCCGTTTGTATGACGTCAAGTTCTCCGAGGCCCTGCAGTCAGAAACCAGCTCCAACCTGCACTGCAGCCTGAAGAATATCAAAGCTAAAGTCTTCCACAATGAGTCCTCAGTGTGA